DNA from Candidatus Neomarinimicrobiota bacterium:
ATAAGAACAAAAGGTGAGGCTGGTACTGGTAATATCGTTGAAGCTGTACGGCATATGAGGAGAGTTCAATCAGAAATAAAACGCCTTACCACTCTCCGCAATGATGAATTGATGGCTGAAGCAAAAAAGCTCGGTGCTCCATTTGAATTGGTAAGAGAAGTGGCAAAAACAGGCAAGCTTCCGGTACCAAATTTTGCTGCTGGTGGCATTGCTACTCCGGCTGATGCAGCTCTGATGATGCAGTTAGGGGCCGAGTCAGTATTTGTCGGCTCCGGTATATTTAAATCTGAAGACCCTGAGAAAAGGGCTAGAGCAATCGTACTAGCGGTGACATACTACAACGATCCACAAAAGCTTGCTGAGGTATCTGCTGAACTTGGTGAGCCGATGAAAGGAATCGAGTTATCAGAAATTCCTGAGGAAGAAAGACTAGCAGTCCGGGGATGGTAAAAGCAGGTTTTACAATTAAAATTGTATGACACAGAAAGAATTAACCGTAGGGATATTAGGATTTCAGGGGGCTTTTAAAAAACACAAACAGGCAATAGAAAGACTAAATCATAAAGCCTTAATAATAAAGTACCCCTCAGAATTAGAAAAGGTTGATGCTCTCATTATACCAGGCGGCGAATCTACAACGATGACAAAAATCTGGGATGAGATGGGTTATTATGCTCTATTAAAGAAATTTGACAAACCAATTTTTGGTACATGTGCTGGATCTATTTTACTGTCAGAAAATCCACACGATGATCGTGTGAAAGCATTAAAGAAAATTCCCGCATCAATCATCAGAAATGCTTACGGTAGGCAGGTAGATTCATTTGTAGATGAGGTCAGGCTACTTTTCGATAACAAACCGTTTAAAGGAATTTTTATCAGAGCTCCAAAAATTGAAAAGATAAAAAATGGTGTTGAAATACTTGGGATTCACAATGATGTTCCTGTTTTTATAAAATTCGATAAATACATAGCAACAACTTTCCATCCAGAATTAACCGATGATTTGAGAATTCATAAATATTTTATTGAAAATATATGTCTAAAAGAAAAGGATTAAAATGCAAATATCCAACGAGGAATATCCTCTATTATCAAAGGTTAATTACCCTGTAGATATAAAAGAATTGTCACTTGAGGAATTAACTAAATTAAGTGCAGAAATTAGAGATTTTATAGTCAAAACAGTTAAAAAAACTGGTGGTCATCTAGCACCAAGTCTCGGAGCAGTTGAACTTGTGCTGGCACTTCACTATGTCTTTGACACCCCACGCGATAAGCTGATTTGGGATGTGGGACATCAAGCATACGCTCACAAAATTATAACTGGACGCAAGGAAAAATTCGACACTTTAAGACAATATAATGGAATCTCAGGATTCCTCAAACCTGAAGAAAGTGAATACGACAATTTTGGCGCAGGTCATGCAAGTACCTCCATCTCAACTGCAGTTGGCTTCGCAATAGCAAGGAATCTAAAAAAAGAAAATTATAAAGTTGTTGCAATAATTGGTGACGGCTCACTTACAGGTGGTCTGGCATACGAGGGGATAAACAACATCTACCGTGTAAAAGGCCAATTCTTAATAGTTCTGAATGATAATGAAATGTCTATTTCAAAAAATGTAGGTTTAATGTCCTACTATCTAACAAAGGTACGAACAAATCCATCCTACATAAAATTCAGGAATGAAGTCTGGAATGCCCTCGGGAAATTACCTAAGGGATCCAATATTCTAAGATTGCTTGGTCGAAAAATCGATGAATCAATAAAAAATTTCCTTGTGCCAGGATTGTTGTTTGAAGAACTCGGCTTAAAATATTACGGACCCATCGATGGTCATGATATCGAACAACTCACAACATCCCTAAATAAAATCAAAAATCTTCCATACCCTGCCTTATTACACGTAATAACAAAAAAGGGGAAAGGATTAACTGATGCTGAAAACGACCCGACTAAATATCACGGCATAGGTCCCATAGAAGTAAAAAGTCCTGAGGAAGTAAAAATAAATAGTGCTGTATCCTTCAGTAGAGCCTTCGGTGAAATTGCCTGTGAAATAGGTGAAAAATTTCCCGATACGGTTTTTATAACAGCGGCAATGTGTGAAGGAACAGGGCTTATCGAATTCTCTAAAAAATTTCCAGATAGGTTTTTTGATGTAGGTATTGCCGAGGAACACGCAGTCACATTTTCAGCAGGTCTTGCTATCAATGGTTTACGTCCTATTGTTGCTATATATTCAACATTTTTGCAGAGGTCTTTTGATCAAATAATCCACGACGTTGCATTGCAAAAGCTACCCGTTATATTCGCAATGGATAGAGCAGGTATTGTAGGTGAAGATGGTCCCACACATCATGGATCCTTCGATATAAGCTATCTGAATATCATCCCTAACATGATTATTGCTGCTCCGGAGGATGGAAATGAACTTCGTAATCTCTTGTACACTGCACTAAATCAAAACACAAAACCTTTCGCTATAAGGTATCCAAGAGATAAGGCTTACAAGTTTGATCATTATAAGGACCCGGAAATAATTGAAATTGGCAAATGGGATCTAATTAAAAAGGGAAAAGATATAGCTATTCTTGCTGTGGGTATAATGACTCATATTGCAGAAAAAGCCTATAAATCTCTTGCAATAGATGGTATAGAGCCAACTGTTGTATATGTTAGATTTATAAAACCTTTTGACGAAGCACTACTGGATGAGATTCTGTCAACTCATTCACACATAATAACTGTTGAAGAAAATGCATTAAAGGGCGGGTTTGGTGTTCATATTATTAAATATGCTAAGGACAAAGGATTCAATAACAAAATAATAAATCTTGGTATCCCTGATAAATTCGTAGGTCAGGGACCCAGAAAGAAGCTTTTAAAAGATTTAGGATTATCTTCGGAAAATTTAGCAGAAATGATAAAATCGATATATAAATAATGGAGAAGAATAAAGGGTACAAATCATGAACGCAATTATTTTACTTCTTCTTGCATTATGCGGTTTTTTTCTATCCTATAAATTTTATGCAACATTTCTACAGGATAAAATTTTTAAACTTGAAACCAATCTTATTACCCCAGCTCATCAAATAAATGATGGACTGGATTACGTCCCCACTAGAAAAAGCATTCTTTTTGGCCACCACTTTGCCACAATAGCAGGATTGGGACCTATACTTGGTCCCGCAATAGGTGTTATCTGGGGATGGCTTCCAGCATTTCTCTGGATAGTGTTTGGATCCATATTTCTTGGTGCAGTTCATGATTTTAGTATCTTAATTGTATCATTAAAGAACAAAGGGCTCTATATTGGAGAGCTTGCTGAAAAATTTATCGGCAAAAGGGTGAAAATAATTTTTCAGGTTCTTGTCTTTTTTATGCTCTCACTCGCAATGGGAGTTTTTGTCCTAATTATTGCTATCCTTTTCAATATGTATAAAGAAGCAGTTATTCCAACTTTGAGCTTGATATTTATAGCTATAATAATTGGCATACTATTCAGAAAATATAATTTAAATCTTATTACTGGCGCATTAATTGGACTTATTTTAATTTCGTTAAGCATAATTCTGGGTGTAAAATATCCAATTGTAAATGTTAGCCAAACTGCATGGATATGTATACTATTATTTTATGCCTACTTTGCCTCTGTTCTCCCTGTGTGGTTACTTTTACAACCCCGAGACTATCTAAATGCATACCTGTTATTTTTTGGATTGATAAGCATGTTTTTAGGAATTTTAATAATAAGACCGGAAATAGTTGCACCAGCTATTAACAATAGAGCTCCAGATTTACCACCACTATTCCCGTTTCTTTTTATTACCATTGCCTGTGGTGCAATAAGTGGATTCCATAACCTGGCATCATCCGGCACGACTGTGAGACAGCTGGATAGAACGAAAGATGCCAAATTAATAGGGTATGGAGGGATGCTTACAGAGGGATTACTTGCTACCCTAGTCTTGATAGCAGTCTCTGCCGGTATTACTAAAGCTAAATGGTTTTCACATTACGAAAGCTGGGCAAAAGCTGGTGGACTACAGCCAAAGCTGGAAGCTTTTATAACTGGTGCATCATCGTTTTTAAGCAAGCTTGGTATTCCAACAAGCATAGGACAGCTATTATTATCAATTATGGTTGTATCATTCGCACTTACTACACTTGACTCAGCAACCAGGCTTTTAAGATATAATGTTGAAGAGTTATCAAGGACAGTAAAATTTAAATATTTACAAAATAGATTTATCTCCACTCTGATAGCTATAGCTGCTATTGGATACTTTGCTTTAATGAAAGCTGGAAATCAGCCTATCGGCCTGATCCTGTGGAAATTATTCGGCTCAACAAACCAATTACTGGCTGCGCTTGGTCTACTGGTCATAACAATGTTCGTCATAAAAAATAAATCAAACCCCGTATATGTTTTTATACCAATGCTTTTTATTCTAACAATGACAATCTGGGCTATAATAGCCCAGCTGATAAATTTCATAGGGGTAGAAAATAAAATCTATTCGTTAATAATTTTATCAATTTTAATCTTATTTTTAACCATATGGCTTCTTATAGAAACAATTATCTCCTA
Protein-coding regions in this window:
- the pdxS gene encoding pyridoxal 5'-phosphate synthase lyase subunit PdxS, with product MEKGAWEVKVGLAEMLKGGVIMDVTTPEQARIAEKAGAVAVMALERIPADIRAHGGVARMSNVKVIKAIQDAVSIPVMAKCRIGHFAEAQILEALGVDFIDESEVLTPADEENHIWKHDFKVPFVCGCRDLGEALRRIGEGAAMIRTKGEAGTGNIVEAVRHMRRVQSEIKRLTTLRNDELMAEAKKLGAPFELVREVAKTGKLPVPNFAAGGIATPADAALMMQLGAESVFVGSGIFKSEDPEKRARAIVLAVTYYNDPQKLAEVSAELGEPMKGIELSEIPEEERLAVRGW
- the pdxT gene encoding pyridoxal 5'-phosphate synthase glutaminase subunit PdxT produces the protein MTQKELTVGILGFQGAFKKHKQAIERLNHKALIIKYPSELEKVDALIIPGGESTTMTKIWDEMGYYALLKKFDKPIFGTCAGSILLSENPHDDRVKALKKIPASIIRNAYGRQVDSFVDEVRLLFDNKPFKGIFIRAPKIEKIKNGVEILGIHNDVPVFIKFDKYIATTFHPELTDDLRIHKYFIENICLKEKD
- a CDS encoding 1-deoxy-D-xylulose-5-phosphate synthase → MQISNEEYPLLSKVNYPVDIKELSLEELTKLSAEIRDFIVKTVKKTGGHLAPSLGAVELVLALHYVFDTPRDKLIWDVGHQAYAHKIITGRKEKFDTLRQYNGISGFLKPEESEYDNFGAGHASTSISTAVGFAIARNLKKENYKVVAIIGDGSLTGGLAYEGINNIYRVKGQFLIVLNDNEMSISKNVGLMSYYLTKVRTNPSYIKFRNEVWNALGKLPKGSNILRLLGRKIDESIKNFLVPGLLFEELGLKYYGPIDGHDIEQLTTSLNKIKNLPYPALLHVITKKGKGLTDAENDPTKYHGIGPIEVKSPEEVKINSAVSFSRAFGEIACEIGEKFPDTVFITAAMCEGTGLIEFSKKFPDRFFDVGIAEEHAVTFSAGLAINGLRPIVAIYSTFLQRSFDQIIHDVALQKLPVIFAMDRAGIVGEDGPTHHGSFDISYLNIIPNMIIAAPEDGNELRNLLYTALNQNTKPFAIRYPRDKAYKFDHYKDPEIIEIGKWDLIKKGKDIAILAVGIMTHIAEKAYKSLAIDGIEPTVVYVRFIKPFDEALLDEILSTHSHIITVEENALKGGFGVHIIKYAKDKGFNNKIINLGIPDKFVGQGPRKKLLKDLGLSSENLAEMIKSIYK
- a CDS encoding carbon starvation protein A; translation: MNAIILLLLALCGFFLSYKFYATFLQDKIFKLETNLITPAHQINDGLDYVPTRKSILFGHHFATIAGLGPILGPAIGVIWGWLPAFLWIVFGSIFLGAVHDFSILIVSLKNKGLYIGELAEKFIGKRVKIIFQVLVFFMLSLAMGVFVLIIAILFNMYKEAVIPTLSLIFIAIIIGILFRKYNLNLITGALIGLILISLSIILGVKYPIVNVSQTAWICILLFYAYFASVLPVWLLLQPRDYLNAYLLFFGLISMFLGILIIRPEIVAPAINNRAPDLPPLFPFLFITIACGAISGFHNLASSGTTVRQLDRTKDAKLIGYGGMLTEGLLATLVLIAVSAGITKAKWFSHYESWAKAGGLQPKLEAFITGASSFLSKLGIPTSIGQLLLSIMVVSFALTTLDSATRLLRYNVEELSRTVKFKYLQNRFISTLIAIAAIGYFALMKAGNQPIGLILWKLFGSTNQLLAALGLLVITMFVIKNKSNPVYVFIPMLFILTMTIWAIIAQLINFIGVENKIYSLIILSILILFLTIWLLIETIISYLKLKKN